A segment of the Streptomyces sp. NBC_01235 genome:
TCTGCGTGCACCGGTGTGGCCGTCGCTGTTCGCGTCAGTGGGTGACCGAATAGGAGTCGCCGGTGCCGGCCAGAGCACCCCGTCGACGATCAGGTACTCGTCGCGGATCAGGCGGCCCGCCGACCATCTCCTCGGCAGCGTGTCAGAGTCGGGGTCAGCGGCGCACATGCCGCGCAAGAGTTCGATCACACGATGTCGGCATGCTCTCCGCCGGTCGAGCCAGTGGGCCAGCCGAAGACACACCCGACCCGATGGGGCTCGGCCTCAGCACCCGGGCGATGGCGTCCAGCACCGAGTGAAGAAGGGAGAGCCCTTTCCTGGATGCGCGCTGCGTAGGAGAAAGGACTCCCCCATTTCTCGGAGGAATACCGGGGACGGTCAGGCGGAGCTGCCGCTGGCCGTGTGGCTGGGCTCGGCGGCCCAGGACGCCAGCAGGCGCAGGCTGTCGTGGGTCGGAGTGCCGGATTCTGCGGTCCACACGATGATCTGCAGGTCAGGGCCTGCCGCCCAGGTGACAGCGTTCCAGTCGAGATGCAGGTCTCCGACCACGGGGTGGCGCAGGTGCTTGCTCCCGGTGTCCCGGACGGCGACGTTGTGGGCGCCCCACCACCGGCGGAACTGGTCGTCCCGGACCGAGAGTTCGCCGACCAGAGCGGCGAGCTGCGCGTCCCCGGGGTTGTTCGTGTTGTGCATCCGCATCTGGGCGATGGCGAGCCGGGTGACGCCCTCCCAGTCCGCGTACAGCTCACGCATCCTGGGATCGGTGATGAGGAGTCTTATGTAGTACCGCTGCTTCTCGGGGATCTTCGCGAAGTCGGTGATCAGGGCGGCGCCCATGGCGTTCCAGGCGACGATCTCGGTGCGCGGTCCGATCACGAAGGCGGGGGTGTGCGCCATGTCGTCGAGCATGCGCTGCAACTGGGGCTGGATCCTGGGGCGCGGCTGTCGGCGGGGCGGGCGGTACTCGTCCTTGGCCGCGAGCTCGTACAGGTAGGCGCGCTGGTCGTCGTCCAGGTGCAGCACCCGGGCCAGGGACTCCAGCACGGACGGCGAGGGCTGGATACGGCCCTGTTCGAGGCGGGCGTAGTAGTCGGTGCTGATGGCCGCCAGTACGGCGATCTCCTCACGGCGCAGGCCCGCGACGCGACGCGGGCCGCCGTCGGGCAGGCCGACGGCGGCCGGGGCGAGCTCGGCACGGCGTGCCTTGAGGAATTCCCCCAGATCATGGCGGTGAGGATCGCGGTTCATGCCATCACCCTGACATCGCGGAGCAGTGTTGTCAGGGGGAGAGATCTGTCCCTGGAAGCCTCACCGCCAGGATGACGCGCGAACTGCGGCTGTCACCACGAGTTCAGCGGACGCGGCTCCACTTTCCATGGAGCTGGACGAATTCGCCACCGATGACGGAGCTGGCCATGCAGGTGCCCTCGGTGTAGTCCTCGATGTGGGTGACGTGGTCACCGGCGTCGGGTTCGGTCCAGCGCACGACGTACAGGCCGTCGCGGAGCTGGGTGGTGGTGTACTCCATCGTCTGCTTCCGGCCCTCGATGGCACCGCCTGTCACCTCGAAGGTGACCTGGGTCGCCGAGTCGAAGGTGATCTCCACAGTGAAGTGGCCGAGCGGTGTGTCCGGGCCGAGGTCCGCCAGCCAGGTCTGCCCCACGCTGGGAAGGGTCACGTTGCTGTCCATCGGTCCTACCTCTTTTTTGAGCGGCGGTGCGGGTGTCAGCCGAGGGCCTTGACGACTTCCTGGGCGAGCGGGACGGCCGAGGCGGGGTTCTGGCCGGTGATGAGGGCGCGGTCCACCTCGAGGTGGGGGGCGAAGTTCTCCTCGCCCTTGTGGTAGTCCGCGCCCACGTCCGCGACGAGACGGTCCTGGAGCAGCCACTTCGCCCGGTCGGCGAGACCGTTCTGGATCTCCTCGGAGTTGGACAGTCCGGTCAGGCGGTAGCCGGCGAAGGGGGACTTGCCGTCGGCGTCCACGGTGGACAGCAGGGCGGCCGGGCCGTGGCACACGAGCGACACGATCTTGCCGGAGGCGAGCCAGTCGCTCAGCAGCCTGCCGGCCGCGGGGTCGTCGGACAGGTCCTCCATCGGGCCCCAGCCTCCGGGGACGAAGACGGCGTGGAAGTCGTCGATCCGGACGTCCTCGATGCGGATCGGGTTCGCCAGTTCGGTGGCCTCGCGCAGGGCGGTCTTCATCTGCTCGGCGCCCTCCTCGCCACCGTTGAAGTCGGGCGTCAGGCTGAGCGCGTCGGCGGTCGGCGGAACGCCGCCCGGGGTGGCCGCGACGATCTCGTAACCGGCCTCCTTGAAGACGCCGTACGGACCGATGGCCTCCTCGGCCCAGAAGCCGGACGGCTGCTCGAACCCGTCGGCCAGGGTCCAGTGGTCGGCGGCGGTGATGAGGAAGAGAATCTTCGCCATGGGTTTCTCCCTGGAAGTGAGTGCGGTCAGCCGTTCGCGGCCTGCTGGACGACGTGGCTGTCGGCGGCCTGGATCAGGCGGGTGAGCTTGCCGCCACCGACCGTCCACAGGTGGATGAAGCGCGCGTCCGACTCCAGGCCGGACTTGGACACGGCGTGGTAATGGCCGCGGACGAAGACGTGGTCACCAGAGCCGTAGAACTCCTCGGCCACCGCGCCGAAGGAGCTGAATTCGGGCGCGAGCCGGCCGAAGAAGTCAGCCCCGGCACTCGCCCAGGTCTTGTAGACGCCGCCGTACGGGAAGCCGGGAGTGATGTCCCAGACGACGTCGGGGTCGATGACCTCGGCGGCCACGTCCGGAGCCATGCCGGAGTCGTAGAGCCGACGGACGAGAGCGACGTTCGGGGAGTCGGACATGATGCTGCTCCATTTCGGGTCAGGCTTGCGGGTCAGTTCTCGGGTTCAAGCGGCGAGGGTGGCGCGGCCGGCGCGGAAGAACGCGGTCTGCTGCGCGACGCGGGCACCGAGGCCCTCGGCGGTGGCGATGTCGGACTTGTGGACGGCCTCCGGGCCGGCGTCGACCGGGGTCTGGGCACCTGCGCCGACGAAGTAGCCCAGACGGTTGATGTCGTCCTCGCTGCCTTCGGTGGTGGCCCAGCCCGGCTGGACGCCGAGGCTGACCCAGTGCATGCCGTGCTGGGCGGCCATGGTGAAGAAGTAGCCCAGGGTCGAGGACTTGTCGCCGTTCTTGGCACCGGAGTTGGTGAAGCCGGCGGCTATCTTGTCGACCCAGGTCTGGGTGTACCAGCGTTTGCTGCTGGCCTCGGCGAAGGTGTGGAAGGCGGCGGAGGCGGTGCCCATGTAGGTGGGGGCACCGAAGATGATCGCGTCGGCGGCGTCCAACTGCGCCCACTGCTCGTCCGTGATCGTGTCCACGGGGATGGAGATCACCTCGGCACCGGCTGCCCCGGCACCGCGCGCCACGGCCTCGGCCATGACAGCGGTGTGGCCGTAGCCGGAGTGGAACGCGACGGCGACCGTGGGGCGGGAGGTGGAAGACATGACGGTACTGCTCCTCGAAAAGGATTGCGTGAATCGTGCTCTGGAAGCATGGCACGCAATTCGACTGCGAAGGTAGGAAGGATCTGTCCCTGGTCGGGATCTGCTCCGGGTCAGGAGGAAGGAACAAGGTGGCACGCCGGAAATCCCAGTGGCTATTTACACCGGGATCCTTCTGCTAATTCTTTGTACGCACGAAAGGAGACCGCACGCGTCAGTTGACGGTGTCGGACTCGGAGTCGTGCGGCACGGCCACCTCATCCCTGCCAGGCCCGCCACGCGCCGGCGCCGGTCGGTCACGGGCAGACCAGACCGACGATGCGGGGGCTGAGCCCGGCCCGGCGGGCCTTGAGGAATTGGCCCAGCTCCTTACGGTGCGCACTGCTGTTCATGCTGGCCAGTGTGCGCTGTCCGCCACTTTGCTGGGTAGGAAGGTTTTGTCCCTGGTTGCTTCTGCCTGGGGGTGGAATTCTCCTGTGTATGGGCCCTGCGAGCGGTGACAGCAGCGAGAGACCGGCAATTATTTTTCACACGCCGTCGACGCTTCCCTATACCCCGTGGGCCATCATCGAGGAATTCGGCACGTCCGGGGTGACACCGCTGCCCAAGCATCAGCGCCACAGCAACGCACGAAGAGAATCACGATGGAACTCCTGAAGCGGCCGCCGACCGGCAAGGGCCACCCACCGGCGCGAAGACCGCACCCGCGCCCGACCCACCCCCACCCGAGAAACGCATCAGGAGAAAAGACATGCGAGCAACTGTGATCCACGCCCCCGGTGACATCCGGGTGGAGGACGTCCCCGAGCCTAGGATCGTCAAGCCGACGGACGCGATCATCCGTACGGTCGCCACCTGTGTGTGCGGCTCGGACCTGTGGTCCTACCGAGGCGCGGAACCCGTCACCGAACCCCACCCCATGGGCCACGAGTACGTCGGCATCGTCGAGGAGGTCGGCAGCGAGGTCACCCACGTCACGCCGGGCCAGTTCGTGGTCGGCTCCTTCGCCACCTCCGACAACACCTGCGCCAACTGCCGTAACGGCTGGCAGTCCAACTGCCTGCACCGCGAGTTCATGAGCACCTGCCAGGCCGACTACGTCCGCATCCCCAACGCCCACGGCACCCTCGTCGCCACCGACGAGCACCCGGACGCCGAGTTCGTGCCCGGCCTGCTCGCCGTCTCCGACGTGATGGGCACCGGCTGGTACGCCGCCCTCGCAGCCGAGGTCAAGCCCGGCTCGACGGCCGTGGTCGTCGGCGACGGAGCGGTCGGCCTGTGTGGCGTCATCGCGGCGAAGGAACTCGGCGCCGAGCAGATCATCGCGATGAGCCGTCATGAGTCCCGGCAGAAGCTCGCCCTCGAATTCGGCGCCACCGGCATCGTCAGCGAACGCGGCGACGAAGGCATCGCCCGCGTCAAGGACCTCACCGGCGGCATCGGCGCCGACTCTGTCCTGGAGTGCGTCGGCACCGCCGAGTCCATGCGTCAGGCCCTGCACTCCGCCCGTCCCGGCGGCAACGTCGGCTTCGTCGGCGTCCCGCACGAGGTGGCGGTCGACGGCCAGGAACTCTTCTTCTCCCACGTCGGCCTGCGCGGCGGCCCCGCCCCGGTCCGCCGTTACCTGCCGGACCTCATCGGCCGCGTCCTGTCCGGCCGGATCAACCCAGGCAAAGTCTTCGACCTCACCCTCCCCCTCGACCAGGTCGCCGAGGGCTACAAGGCGATGGACGAACGCCGCGCCATCAAGACCCTCCTCACGCCCTGACCCGCCGCCTCATGGGCGTGAGCTGCCCCAGCCTGTGCTCACGCCCACGAGAGCACACCCCACCGAACGGTCGAGAGGAGGCAAGCCCATGACGACCTGGACGAACGACGAGCTGACCCGGATCGGGCACGCCGAGGAACTTCGGATCG
Coding sequences within it:
- a CDS encoding MoaF-related domain-containing protein translates to MDSNVTLPSVGQTWLADLGPDTPLGHFTVEITFDSATQVTFEVTGGAIEGRKQTMEYTTTQLRDGLYVVRWTEPDAGDHVTHIEDYTEGTCMASSVIGGEFVQLHGKWSRVR
- a CDS encoding nuclear transport factor 2 family protein, which gives rise to MSDSPNVALVRRLYDSGMAPDVAAEVIDPDVVWDITPGFPYGGVYKTWASAGADFFGRLAPEFSSFGAVAEEFYGSGDHVFVRGHYHAVSKSGLESDARFIHLWTVGGGKLTRLIQAADSHVVQQAANG
- a CDS encoding type 1 glutamine amidotransferase domain-containing protein, translating into MAKILFLITAADHWTLADGFEQPSGFWAEEAIGPYGVFKEAGYEIVAATPGGVPPTADALSLTPDFNGGEEGAEQMKTALREATELANPIRIEDVRIDDFHAVFVPGGWGPMEDLSDDPAAGRLLSDWLASGKIVSLVCHGPAALLSTVDADGKSPFAGYRLTGLSNSEEIQNGLADRAKWLLQDRLVADVGADYHKGEENFAPHLEVDRALITGQNPASAVPLAQEVVKALG
- a CDS encoding zinc-dependent alcohol dehydrogenase family protein, with the protein product MRATVIHAPGDIRVEDVPEPRIVKPTDAIIRTVATCVCGSDLWSYRGAEPVTEPHPMGHEYVGIVEEVGSEVTHVTPGQFVVGSFATSDNTCANCRNGWQSNCLHREFMSTCQADYVRIPNAHGTLVATDEHPDAEFVPGLLAVSDVMGTGWYAALAAEVKPGSTAVVVGDGAVGLCGVIAAKELGAEQIIAMSRHESRQKLALEFGATGIVSERGDEGIARVKDLTGGIGADSVLECVGTAESMRQALHSARPGGNVGFVGVPHEVAVDGQELFFSHVGLRGGPAPVRRYLPDLIGRVLSGRINPGKVFDLTLPLDQVAEGYKAMDERRAIKTLLTP
- a CDS encoding flavodoxin family protein — its product is MSSTSRPTVAVAFHSGYGHTAVMAEAVARGAGAAGAEVISIPVDTITDEQWAQLDAADAIIFGAPTYMGTASAAFHTFAEASSKRWYTQTWVDKIAAGFTNSGAKNGDKSSTLGYFFTMAAQHGMHWVSLGVQPGWATTEGSEDDINRLGYFVGAGAQTPVDAGPEAVHKSDIATAEGLGARVAQQTAFFRAGRATLAA
- a CDS encoding helix-turn-helix transcriptional regulator, giving the protein MNRDPHRHDLGEFLKARRAELAPAAVGLPDGGPRRVAGLRREEIAVLAAISTDYYARLEQGRIQPSPSVLESLARVLHLDDDQRAYLYELAAKDEYRPPRRQPRPRIQPQLQRMLDDMAHTPAFVIGPRTEIVAWNAMGAALITDFAKIPEKQRYYIRLLITDPRMRELYADWEGVTRLAIAQMRMHNTNNPGDAQLAALVGELSVRDDQFRRWWGAHNVAVRDTGSKHLRHPVVGDLHLDWNAVTWAAGPDLQIIVWTAESGTPTHDSLRLLASWAAEPSHTASGSSA